A single window of Shewanella sp. Choline-02u-19 DNA harbors:
- the nrdA gene encoding class 1a ribonucleoside-diphosphate reductase subunit alpha yields MNSNMTVTKRSGERETIDLEKIHRVIEWAAKGLTNVSVSEVELRSHLQFFEGIPTEAIHETIIKAAADLISPESPDYQFLSARLAIFHLRKKAFGQFEPPKLYEHVVHLVELGKYDAHILQDYSREEIDILGSYIDHWRDMNFSYAAVKQLEGKYLVQNRVTHEIYESAQFLYILVAACLFAKYPKETRLKYVKDFYDATSTFKISLPTPIMAGVRTPTRQFSSCVLIECGDSLDSINATASSIVKYVSQRAGIGVNAGRIRALGSPIRGGEAFHTGCLPFYKYFQTAVKSCSQGGVRGGAATLFYPMWHLEVESLLVLKNNRGVDDNRIRHLDYGVQINKLMYQRLIQGGMISLFSPSDVPGMYDAFFEDQDEFERLYLKYEADESIRKQQIKAVELFSLMMQERASTGRIYIQNVDHCNTHSPFDSKVAPIRQSNLCLEIALPTKPLNNINDPDGEIALCTLSALNLGAIKKLEELEPLADLAVRALDNLLDYQDYPIISAEKASMNRRTLGIGVINFANYLAKEGVRYSDGSANGLTHKTFEAIQYYLLKASMNLAKEQGACPAFHETTYSKGILPIDTYKRDLDKICDEPLHMDWETLREEIKTHGLRNSTLSALMPSETSSQISNATNGIEPPRGLISVKASKDGQLKQVVPDFEKYQHSYELLWQMPNNDGYIQLVGLMQKFVDQSISANTNYDPSRFEGGRVPMKVLLKDLLTAYKYGVKTLYYHNTRDGASDNHDDITSVEVEDDSCEGGACKI; encoded by the coding sequence ATGAATAGTAATATGACAGTCACAAAACGCAGTGGCGAACGTGAGACAATCGATCTCGAAAAAATCCATCGTGTTATTGAATGGGCGGCAAAGGGACTGACTAATGTCTCGGTGTCTGAAGTTGAACTACGTTCTCACCTACAGTTTTTCGAAGGGATCCCAACTGAAGCGATCCACGAGACTATCATTAAAGCCGCTGCAGACTTAATTTCCCCCGAGTCACCTGACTATCAGTTTTTATCTGCAAGATTGGCCATTTTCCATCTTCGTAAAAAGGCGTTTGGTCAGTTTGAACCACCAAAACTTTACGAACATGTCGTTCACTTAGTAGAACTGGGCAAGTACGATGCCCACATACTGCAGGACTATAGCCGCGAAGAGATCGATATATTAGGTAGCTACATTGATCATTGGCGTGACATGAACTTCTCTTATGCAGCCGTTAAGCAGTTAGAAGGTAAGTATTTAGTTCAAAACCGTGTCACTCATGAAATTTATGAAAGTGCACAGTTTCTTTATATTTTGGTTGCTGCGTGTTTATTTGCTAAATATCCAAAAGAAACACGTCTTAAGTACGTAAAAGATTTTTACGATGCAACATCGACGTTTAAGATTTCACTACCCACACCGATTATGGCGGGTGTGCGTACACCAACACGCCAATTCAGCTCTTGCGTGCTAATTGAATGTGGTGACAGCTTAGATTCAATTAATGCCACTGCATCTTCAATCGTTAAATACGTCTCTCAGCGAGCTGGGATTGGTGTGAATGCCGGTCGAATTCGCGCGCTAGGTAGCCCTATTCGTGGTGGTGAAGCATTCCACACCGGTTGTTTACCGTTTTATAAGTATTTCCAAACCGCTGTCAAATCGTGCTCACAAGGCGGCGTACGCGGCGGTGCTGCCACCCTCTTCTACCCTATGTGGCATCTAGAAGTTGAATCGTTACTGGTACTTAAGAATAACCGTGGCGTAGATGACAACCGTATTCGTCACCTAGATTACGGCGTGCAAATTAATAAGCTGATGTACCAGCGCCTTATCCAAGGTGGCATGATTAGCTTGTTCAGCCCATCAGATGTGCCTGGCATGTACGATGCGTTCTTTGAAGATCAAGATGAATTTGAACGTCTCTACCTTAAATATGAAGCTGACGAGAGTATCCGTAAGCAACAAATTAAAGCCGTTGAACTGTTTTCATTGATGATGCAAGAGCGTGCCTCTACGGGTCGTATCTATATTCAAAACGTGGATCACTGCAACACGCACAGTCCATTTGATTCAAAAGTAGCGCCAATCCGTCAATCTAACTTATGTTTAGAAATAGCGCTGCCGACTAAGCCATTGAACAACATCAATGATCCTGACGGTGAAATTGCCCTTTGTACGCTTTCAGCGTTGAACTTAGGCGCGATTAAAAAGCTTGAAGAGCTAGAGCCATTGGCAGATCTTGCCGTACGAGCACTGGATAACTTATTAGACTATCAAGATTATCCGATTATCTCTGCTGAAAAAGCATCGATGAATCGTCGTACTTTAGGGATCGGAGTTATCAACTTCGCTAACTATCTCGCGAAAGAAGGTGTGCGCTATTCAGATGGTTCAGCAAATGGTCTTACCCATAAGACATTTGAAGCAATCCAGTACTATCTATTGAAAGCGTCAATGAACTTGGCTAAAGAGCAAGGGGCTTGCCCAGCGTTCCACGAAACCACGTATTCGAAAGGGATCTTACCTATCGATACCTATAAGCGTGACTTGGACAAAATCTGTGACGAGCCATTGCATATGGATTGGGAAACGCTGCGTGAAGAGATTAAAACTCACGGACTGCGTAACTCTACCCTTTCGGCATTAATGCCGTCAGAGACCTCTTCGCAGATCTCTAACGCCACTAACGGCATTGAGCCACCGCGCGGTCTCATCAGCGTTAAAGCCAGTAAAGATGGTCAATTAAAGCAAGTTGTTCCTGACTTTGAAAAATATCAGCATAGTTATGAACTATTGTGGCAGATGCCTAATAACGATGGTTACATACAGTTAGTCGGTTTAATGCAGAAGTTTGTTGATCAATCTATTTCAGCTAACACCAACTACGACCCATCTCGTTTTGAGGGTGGAAGAGTGCCAATGAAGGTACTGCTGAAAGACTTATTGACTGCTTATAAATACGGTGTGAAGACACTTTACTATCACAATACTCGTGATGGTGCTTCAGATAATCATGATGACATTACTTCCGTTGAAGTAGAAGATGACAGCTGCGAAGGCGGCGCATGTAAAATCTAG
- the nrdB gene encoding class Ia ribonucleoside-diphosphate reductase subunit beta → MAYSTFCQTPNNALLEPMFLGQSVNVARYDQQKYEVFEKLIEKQLSFFWRPEEVDVSKDKIDYAALPEHEKHIFISNLKYQTLLDSIQGRSPNVAFLPLVSLPELETWIETWSFSETIHSRSYTHIIRNIVNDPSVVFDDIVENKEILKRATDIAAYYDELIILSQAFHLHGEGSHQINGETVEVTKREIKKALYLCMVSVNVLEAIRFYVSFACSFAFAERNVMEGNAKIIRLIARDEALHLNSTQHILKIMHAGKDDPEMAEIAKECKQTAIDIFVKAAEQEKEWAKYLFKDGSMIGLNEHILCQYVEYITNERMKSVNFESPYAEITNPLPWMKNWLESDAVQVAPQEVEVSSYLVGQIDSSIDEDEFLDFDL, encoded by the coding sequence ATGGCCTATTCTACATTTTGTCAAACACCTAACAATGCACTGCTTGAACCTATGTTTCTTGGGCAGTCAGTTAACGTTGCGCGTTATGACCAACAGAAATATGAAGTATTTGAAAAACTGATTGAAAAACAGCTTTCATTCTTTTGGCGCCCTGAAGAAGTTGACGTCAGCAAAGATAAAATAGATTACGCTGCACTGCCTGAGCATGAAAAGCATATTTTCATTTCGAACTTAAAATATCAGACTCTACTTGATTCAATTCAAGGACGTTCACCCAACGTCGCATTTTTACCGTTAGTATCTCTGCCTGAATTAGAGACATGGATTGAGACATGGTCGTTTTCAGAAACGATTCATTCGCGCTCATACACTCATATCATCCGTAATATCGTTAATGATCCATCGGTTGTTTTTGACGATATCGTTGAGAATAAAGAGATCCTTAAGCGAGCAACTGACATTGCAGCTTATTACGACGAGCTCATCATACTTAGCCAAGCATTCCACTTACACGGTGAAGGTAGCCATCAAATTAATGGCGAAACTGTTGAAGTCACTAAGCGAGAAATAAAGAAAGCACTCTACTTATGTATGGTGTCTGTTAACGTGCTTGAAGCCATTCGTTTCTATGTTAGTTTTGCTTGCTCGTTTGCATTTGCAGAGCGCAACGTTATGGAAGGTAATGCAAAAATCATTCGCCTAATTGCCCGCGATGAAGCATTGCACTTGAACAGCACGCAACACATTTTAAAAATCATGCATGCAGGTAAAGATGATCCTGAAATGGCAGAGATAGCTAAAGAGTGCAAGCAAACTGCCATCGACATTTTTGTCAAAGCTGCAGAGCAAGAAAAAGAGTGGGCTAAATACCTGTTCAAAGACGGTTCAATGATTGGCTTAAATGAACACATCCTTTGTCAGTACGTCGAGTACATTACTAACGAACGTATGAAGTCAGTTAACTTTGAATCACCGTACGCTGAGATAACTAACCCACTTCCATGGATGAAGAACTGGCTCGAGAGTGACGCGGTTCAGGTGGCACCTCAAGAAGTTGAAGTTTCATCATACTTAGTTGGCCAAATCGATTCTTCTATTGATGAAGATGAGTTTTTAGACTTTGACCTTTAA
- the yfaE gene encoding class I ribonucleotide reductase maintenance protein YfaE gives MTFKHLSLKKAPIVSLQGQPVLLFNQQHLTLLEALEQKKVKTFSECRNGFCGQCKTKVISGSVSYITEPLVTLEADECLPCCCIPTTDINLELSGEGAEVVVRAPKRKQPETHESID, from the coding sequence TTGACCTTTAAGCATCTCAGCTTAAAAAAAGCCCCCATCGTTAGCCTACAAGGCCAACCGGTGCTGTTGTTTAATCAACAGCACCTGACCTTGCTTGAAGCATTAGAGCAGAAAAAAGTGAAGACTTTTTCTGAATGCCGAAATGGATTTTGTGGGCAATGCAAAACTAAAGTGATTAGTGGTTCCGTTAGCTATATAACTGAACCGCTAGTGACATTAGAAGCAGACGAATGTCTGCCATGTTGTTGTATTCCAACGACCGATATAAATTTAGAACTTTCAGGGGAAGGTGCGGAAGTCGTTGTTAGAGCACCCAAACGTAAGCAACCTGAAACTCACGAATCTATAGATTAA